The following nucleotide sequence is from Zea mays cultivar B73 chromosome 1, Zm-B73-REFERENCE-NAM-5.0, whole genome shotgun sequence.
GTTTAGCCTGCCTTATCTAAAGCAGATAGTGGATAGTGTTAGGGAAACACATCCTAACTTGCCTCTGATACTCTACGCAAGTGGATCTGGGGGCTTGCTGGAGAGGCTTCCTTTGACAGGTGTTGATGTTGTCAGCTTGGACTGGACGGTCGATATGGCAGAGGGCAGGAAAAGATTGGGATCTAACACAGCAGTCCAAGGGAACGTGGACCCTGGTGTTCTTTTTGGATCCAAAGAGTTTATAAGCAGGCGGATTTACGACACTGTGCAGAAGGCTGGCAATGTTGGACATGTATTGAACCTTGGCCATGGCATCAAGGTTGGAACTCCGGAGGAAAATGTTGCTCACTTCTTCGAGGTCGCAAAAGGGATCAGATACTAAAGAACCTTGCATGGTTCTTTCCTTTCTCCAAATCGGCAGAAGTTGTAGAGTCGGCGGTCGAGGATAGATGCAGAAAGCCATGTGCAGTATAGAGTGCCTGAAAACATTTTTGTGACTGATTCTGTCTGTCGCATTTCAAGTTCCGGTTTCAGTGTAATATTGTAAGCAGATTTGAGTGGAGGCGTAATGAAGTGCCTAATTGTTTATAGCACTATAGTTCTGTACAACCAGTAGCCTTGTCTATGAGACTACGAAGCAGAAATACTGATCATGTGTTGACATGATAGAAATGTTTCAGTCTTACCCCATCGAGGGTGTTTGTTCTTGTATTCTCTCAGAATACTGGTTACAAACATTTTCTTTGCATGATATCAGTTTTTTTTGTTCTTCAGGTTGACTTGGCTTCCCAGATAACTTGCTCGTGATCTATCTCGTTAAGTTAAATTTTCTGCAGTGATTTTGTATTGTACTGTCTACCATGTACTCGACCTATAGCAGTAGAGTTCGATTGATCCAGCTCAAAAGGGTTATATTCGTTTCAGGTATTGAGTGCATGGATTTTAGAAACTGTGGAAGCGTTAGGAATAACACCTGATCCTACATAGAAGCAGTATTTCTGGATCATCAAGCAAATATTAGTTGGTTGCTGAAACGTCTCCATCATACTTGTAGTGGTAGTACTGGTGGTAAACAATGGAGGAAAGAAAAAAAATGGAAGACTAAGATATGCTCAAAAGTGAGTAATTAGCAATGCTGCTTGAACATTCAGCAAAGTATGTAGGGCCACAGGGGGGATGCCACCGTTAGCCGATTCTTTTTTCTTCACTAACTAATGAAGGCCAGGGCCAGCCCAGCTGCTTTGCTTCAGTTGAAGCAGGTCAACGGTGCAGTCAGCTGGGGCGTATGCCATTGTTTTTCTATGGCTGCACCCATGCTTTTACTCCTAATTTATATCCTCCGGCTTTATCCAGTACGGCACGGTGCGCTGTTGGATGAGCTCTATTTTTTTTTATCAAAAAAAGACGGTTCTTAATTAAGAATAGAACTGCAATGCAGAGATCAGGGTCATGTTTGGTTCTTCTGCCATGCTTATCCAGTTGTCAATTGCTCCTGACGTCGTTGACAGACCACTAGACCCAGGCATGGTTATCCTTGCTTGATGGATTGCTGCTGCTGACAGATCCATTTATGTCGCCTTAGTTTGTTCTTAGTGTTTTGTTAGCTTTTGAGCggaggaagaaggaaaaaaaacaaacaaacttGTCAGTGGCTAGCTCAGTGCCGCGCTTAGAAACCTGGATGTTTATCTGCATTTGGGCTTTGACGCTATCCTGACGCTCACAGCATGTAAAGTAAAGCAAACAGTGGATTTAGGAGGTGACACTAGAAAAGGAAACTGCAGCTTTTGCTACGGTGGCGGCGCTCGCAAGCCACAGTGGAGGAGGCTAAAAGGATGGAGAGGAAGAGCAACGACGGAGGAAGAAGGTTGCGAAAGGAACGATCGGGCACCGAGACGCGGAGCTGGGAGTGGGAGTGGCTGCGGTTGGGCGTCGCTATCATCTAGCTGAAAATATCTCGGCTGGCGGCCGCAGACCGAGCAGTCCCGCACGCGCTGATACGGGACCCAGTGCTGAGTGCGATGGCGACGGGATCGATGGATGCATGGTTCTTGTCctattagggcttgttcgtttattttcaatccatatggattggaggggattgatatgaattggaggggattttgacttactagggattgaaaccccctcaatctccctcaatccatatggattggggtagaaccgaacaagccctagtgGTCCTGTTTATTCGAGCTTTTTTTAAGATCAGACTGCTAAATGTATAGCTTTTTAGTACGCGTTCGTTTTATGAGAATCACATTAGTTAAAGCTACAGCTATGGACGTTTTTTTATCTCTTTCTGTTCATAATCTTTATGATACTTAGATTTTATCTATATTTAGAATTTTTTTTAACTAAATTATCAGAAAAGCTCATAAAAAAAAGAAGCTCAACATCCACCCTCGCTTTCCATTTCTACGCTGTCTATTTTCTCTTGGCAATTCCTTCGTACAACTTTTGGACTTGCTATTGAGCCCTTATCTTCTTATCTGCGAAAGTGCGAATCCCTCGTTTCGTcctttttattattattaacGTTTTCTCAATGCATATCGACTAGAGTAGACTATCTGTCTTGGCTGATAGGACGATTTCATCAGGGCAGCCGCCGGTAGTGTGTAAAATTAAACTAACCTCATCTTTATCCGTTGGCGCGTGCTGTGCTGCTAATGTTTCGTCCTGCTACTAGCATACTTTTCACCTCCTCCCGTACGTGATCGGGTGCTGGTACCTGCGAACGTACGTGTCTAATGAACGATAATCTCATAATCGTGCTATTGTATTACTGAGAGCAGGATTTGGTGGATTCGACACACGCCAAACTCGGTGgtgaaaacacacacacacacacaaaaatcATGGTTGAACTTTTGAAGTCTTCTTCAATCTCCGGATCAACATCCGAGTAGAGAATTCGTGAAGTAGAGAATAGAAACAATGGCGACATAGGCTTCAGTTCCCTCCACAGCTCCACTACTTTCCCTGTGCTGCCAAACTACTGGCTGAAAGAGGTGACGGTGGAGAAGCATCAACTCAGCAAACTTTCAGAGGAACCATGAACTGGCCATGTTCCCCTTCGGCAGATTTGCTCTGGTGTCTTGTTCCTTTCCCATTCCAGGCTCTAACTTATCATCTACAACATCTTTCGGACTTAGTTTTGACTTCCTGGTGATATTGTTTAGATAACAGCCAACAAGTTCAATCCCGCATCTGTTGGTTTTCATTTACCTTTTACTCAACGATTACCATTGATCAGTATAATCATCGGGTCGCTTCATATATACAGAAGACAAACGCTATGTGATATGCCTAACAATTTTATCCACTCCACTCACTGCCTAGTCCACTCCAATGTCCAATCGATGTTTCTGTTCTGATGGGCCCATGGCCAGTGGCTATGGTGAGTACTTACTGACCAACGAAACGAGAGGGAGCTCAGTCAGTGCCTCCTCGCCTATAAACAAGGGGCCGGGGTCTCTCTCCTACGGCGTGCGCATGCTTTGGCTTGGCAAACCCGATTGGATCTTCAGAGAAATCGCCATCCCCTCTCCCTCTTCTCGTGCCCATCGCTCCTCTACCCATTCTTACTTGAATCTTTTCTGACGAGGAAATCTGACTTCGGGAGCGGCTCCTCCGCGTTGCCTGGATCGCCCGGGATCAGGTACCAATTCGATCGATCTTGTTGCACCCAAGAACCTGTCTTATTAACATGGCTTTATTTGGATCTTTAGCTTCTGGGATTTGCATGTTTGCCTGCTTACATGTGATTCAGTCTCGCCGGCAGACTACTCGCACATGTAGGGTGAATATAATCCTACTCTTGGTTGGTTCTCAGTACACACGAACATACTCTTGCTGCAGCCTCTTGATTTAGACCTGGTTTGCACAGTACAGTACAGATCTACACAAACTGTTCTGTGCGATTACCGTCAACAGTTAGTTTGCACGCGACCTGCTGTGTTAATTAGAGATGTGTGAACATTAGAGCTGTCTAGTTGGATTTCCCTGTGATTTCAAATCAATCTACCTCTCGGTACATTAATGCATTATTTTTAAGAGTATATCATGGGTATTTTCTTTTCGTGGCCACGAAAAGATATGTTTTTTTTTGGGTCAAAGGCCCTAAAGTTTTTTCATATTCTTGTGAAAAGATCTTATTTCTTCTTCATGAACCAAAAGGAATACAAGAGGTAGTATTTATACGCACGGAAACATTTTCCTTGTCCATTTTAAAAGTTACATCTAGTTAATACTGAACTACTTCGTGTCTAAACATCTGTATTTTCCATTTGCAGTATTTTGCTTCCAGTCAGAGGTCCAAAATATCAAAGGGATGCAGAAAGATGTGGTTGCATGATGGAGTACCTTGCCTGGAAATTGGCAGGATACACAAACATAGTTGTACTTTACTTGATCTCGATGACATTGGACTGCAAATATATGCACAACAATTGCCTCATGCACACACACATAATGGGGCCGCGAGTTGTAGCTCAACCATCGTCTCTGGTTTCTTTCTAGGTGGAGATGGTTAAAATTGCTGGTCACTTATAATTACCAGCATCTTATACGTCATTGTTGTTCATCGCCAACTTATTCAAGTTTGAAAGTAGAACACTGAGAAGATGGCTGAGAAAGAGAATATTCTAATGCAGAGATATGAGATGGGAAAGTTACTTGGAAAAGGGAGTTTTGCCAAAGTTTACCATGCTCGCAATGTTAAGACTTCAGAAAGCGTTGCTATCAAGGTGATTGACAAAGATAAGATCAAGAAGTGTGGTCTTATGGATCAAATAATTCAAGAGATTTCGGTGATGAAGTTGGTAAAACATCCAAACATTGTCCAATTGTATGAGGTTATGGCTACCAAAACCAAGATATATTTTGTGATAGAGTATGTCAAGGGAGGAGAGTTGTTCAAAAAGGTTCAACGTGGAAGGTTAAAAGAAGATGTTGCTCGTACATATTTCCAACAATTGATCAGTGCTGTTGACTTCTGCCATACTAGACAAGTTTATCATAGAGATCTAAAGCCCGAAAATCTTCTTCTTGACGGAAGTCACAACTTAAAGATTTCAGACTTTGGTTTGAGTGCACTTCCAAACTGCAAGAGAAAAGATGGGTTACTCCACACAATTTGTGGGACTCCTGCATATGTTGCTCCAGAAGTAATTAGTCAAAAAGGATATGATGGTGCAAAAGCTGACATATGGGCTTGTGGAGTGATCCTCTATGTGTTGTTGGCGGGCTATCTTCCTTTCCAAGACAAGAACATGATGGACATGTATAAGAAAATTTGCAAAGCAGAACTCAAATGGCCAAGTTGGTTTTCTTCAGATGTTCGAAAGCTTCTGCGGCGCATCCTTCATCCAAACCCTAATAGACGAATATCTATTGAAGAAATAAGGACTCATCCTTGGTTTAGAATTGGTCTTGATGCAAGATTGTTTGATTCTACAACGAGAGATTATGTGCCTAGTGACATGGATTTGGCTTTGAATTCCTTAAATAGCAATATGGTCGAGTGTAATTCAGCGGCAGAGAAACTGACTATTTTGAATGCTTTTGATATCATCTCCCTGTCTAACGGGTTTGATCTCTCTGGTATATTTGAGAACTCAAACAAGGAGTCTAAATTTATGTCTACCAACACAGCTATGACAATTATCACAAAGCTAATGGAAGTTGCAAAGAGCCTGGATCTGAAGGTTATAACAAAAACTGGTGGATTGTTGAATATGGAAGCTGCCAAATCAGGAATAAAAGGTGTGATGTCTATAAATGCTGAGATATTTCAAATCACACCAAATTATCATCTCGTGGAGATCAAGAAAATCAATGGTGACATCCTTGAGTATCATAACTTTATGAACCAAAGCATGAGACCGGCACTAGAAGATATTGTGTGGGCATGGCATGGTGAACAACCTGacgagaagtagactcatcaactTTAGATAATCATCAACCTACAACCTTAGATATTGTGGCAGCTTTAATGCTATTAGAAAGTGTATCAGGCATTCAGGCCAAAAAAATGTCATGGGACTTAATAATATTACTTATATGTTGTTTTTATTCTCACGTTCATGCAGTGGAATGTTCTTTCTGTTGACCAATACTACTGGAACATGGTTTCTATCTCAAGGGAATATTTTCATAATCAATTACTTTGATTGGTGAAAAAAAAGGTATTAGAGAATGGGTGAACCTAATAGAGCTGCTTTATTGTATGAATTTTCCGTGGTAACGTTAGCTAGAAAGTTCTTTACTCTAGTAATTTATTAAGAAAGTGATGTCTGATGTGTTGTAGAAGTTGTTTAGGCAAGTACTGAATTTTATACTATGCAGAACTTTTGATTTTTATTTGGAATTGTCATCCATCTACTGGTTTTGCTAAAAAAAAGTCAGATGTTCACAATCATAAAGCTATATAGTTGTCAAAAGCTTTATCAAT
It contains:
- the LOC100280494 gene encoding CBL-interacting protein kinase 10, with protein sequence MAEKENILMQRYEMGKLLGKGSFAKVYHARNVKTSESVAIKVIDKDKIKKCGLMDQIIQEISVMKLVKHPNIVQLYEVMATKTKIYFVIEYVKGGELFKKVQRGRLKEDVARTYFQQLISAVDFCHTRQVYHRDLKPENLLLDGSHNLKISDFGLSALPNCKRKDGLLHTICGTPAYVAPEVISQKGYDGAKADIWACGVILYVLLAGYLPFQDKNMMDMYKKICKAELKWPSWFSSDVRKLLRRILHPNPNRRISIEEIRTHPWFRIGLDARLFDSTTRDYVPSDMDLALNSLNSNMVECNSAAEKLTILNAFDIISLSNGFDLSGIFENSNKESKFMSTNTAMTIITKLMEVAKSLDLKVITKTGGLLNMEAAKSGIKGVMSINAEIFQITPNYHLVEIKKINGDILEYHNFMNQSMRPALEDIVWAWHGEQPDEK